From one bacterium HR17 genomic stretch:
- the asbF gene encoding 3-dehydroshikimate dehydratase — protein MRLAFMTWACPQWTVDEIVAAARRYGYDGVEFRLSVGHRHGVEVDMSEERKLAVRRLFKTEGLTICCLASGARLFASDPAERRRTVEQVKAEIELAADLDCPCVRVFGGTFPATVAREDAHRSVADSLRQLGEFAAPHRVVVGLETHDAFSRAADAAETVRAADHPQVGIVWDIRHPLAQGETMADAFEQVKPFVRHCHFGDRKRVNGQWQFAHIGEGEVPVAEAVALLRSIGYSGFLSFEAESFGDLDADTLLREYADRLRAILAAEAKLA, from the coding sequence ATGCGGTTGGCGTTCATGACTTGGGCGTGCCCGCAGTGGACAGTAGATGAAATTGTCGCCGCTGCGCGCCGTTACGGTTACGACGGCGTGGAGTTTCGGCTGTCGGTAGGGCACCGTCACGGCGTAGAAGTGGACATGAGCGAAGAGCGCAAGTTGGCGGTGCGACGATTGTTCAAAACAGAAGGGTTGACGATTTGCTGCCTTGCCAGTGGTGCCCGCCTTTTCGCCTCTGACCCCGCTGAGCGCCGGCGGACAGTAGAGCAGGTTAAAGCCGAAATTGAGTTGGCAGCCGATTTGGATTGCCCTTGTGTGCGGGTGTTTGGCGGCACCTTTCCTGCGACCGTCGCCCGTGAAGACGCCCATCGCAGTGTCGCTGACAGCCTGCGCCAGTTGGGCGAGTTCGCCGCCCCGCATCGGGTCGTCGTCGGCTTGGAGACGCACGATGCGTTCAGTCGTGCCGCTGATGCCGCTGAGACGGTGCGGGCAGCCGACCACCCACAGGTCGGCATCGTTTGGGACATCCGCCATCCGTTAGCGCAGGGTGAAACGATGGCGGACGCCTTTGAGCAAGTCAAACCTTTCGTGCGGCACTGCCACTTCGGTGACCGCAAGCGCGTCAACGGTCAATGGCAGTTCGCCCACATCGGTGAGGGCGAAGTGCCTGTCGCCGAAGCGGTGGCGTTGCTGCGTTCCATCGGCTACAGCGGCTTTTTGTCCTTTGAGGCGGAAAGTTTCGGCGATTTGGACGCCGACACACTGCTGCGTGAGTATGCCGACCGCCTGCGGGCGATTCTGGCGGCGGAAGCCAAACTTGCCTGA
- the adaA_1 gene encoding Bifunctional transcriptional activator/DNA repair enzyme AdaA: MPSLRPLPTVLMDNRHGAWEVLRDVISTRLIPQVDRKGVVVFCPRPLPLPKDGHMVSFHDVWVRARPYPERFPQLAYVIAGHGEMILGDQWLSVPAGLGVFVPAGVPQAPHAMRGDRIQMSDWLRILVYPFGVIVHRCRLVPTAHEKSIRYFIPDTTLSALFNAWARGVQTPSANDLRDKSLLCAFLCLLAEATPVPVNPMEALPNDFATLPPPLQKALLALHSGFNQAFRLTALAQRCFVSPYYLCHLFRQHLQTTPLEYLVRLRLTIARQLLEQVGLSIGDVAVLVGYQDWRHFHRLFVRHFGVPPSAVRSHKDALSHRIFKPPR, translated from the coding sequence ATGCCGTCTTTACGCCCGTTGCCGACGGTGCTGATGGACAACCGTCACGGCGCGTGGGAAGTGTTGCGCGATGTGATTTCTACGCGCCTGATCCCGCAAGTGGACCGGAAAGGTGTGGTGGTGTTTTGTCCGCGCCCGTTACCCCTGCCCAAAGACGGGCACATGGTCTCGTTCCACGATGTCTGGGTTCGTGCCCGCCCTTATCCTGAACGCTTCCCGCAGTTGGCGTATGTCATCGCCGGGCACGGCGAGATGATTTTGGGCGACCAGTGGCTTTCAGTGCCGGCAGGGCTGGGGGTGTTCGTGCCCGCCGGTGTGCCCCAAGCCCCCCATGCGATGCGCGGCGACCGCATCCAAATGTCCGACTGGTTGCGGATTTTGGTCTACCCCTTTGGCGTCATCGTGCACCGTTGCCGGTTGGTGCCGACCGCCCATGAAAAGAGCATCCGCTACTTTATTCCCGACACGACTTTAAGCGCCCTGTTCAACGCGTGGGCGCGAGGTGTTCAGACGCCGTCGGCGAACGACCTTCGCGATAAAAGCCTGTTGTGCGCCTTTTTGTGCCTGTTGGCGGAAGCCACGCCCGTTCCGGTGAACCCGATGGAGGCGCTGCCGAATGACTTTGCGACCTTGCCACCCCCGCTGCAAAAAGCTCTTTTGGCACTGCATAGCGGCTTTAATCAAGCCTTTCGCCTGACGGCGTTAGCGCAACGCTGCTTTGTCAGCCCTTATTACCTCTGCCATCTTTTCCGACAGCATCTGCAGACGACGCCGCTGGAGTATTTAGTGCGGTTGCGGTTGACGATTGCCCGTCAGTTGTTGGAGCAAGTTGGGTTGAGCATCGGCGATGTGGCGGTCTTGGTCGGTTATCAGGACTGGCGGCACTTCCATCGGTTGTTCGTGCGGCATTTTGGCGTGCCGCCCAGCGCCGTGCGGTCCCACAAAGATGCACTGTCCCACCGCATCTTCAAGCCACCTAGGTAG
- the argE_2 gene encoding Acetylornithine deacetylase, which produces MTVEQRLRELLRVLVETPTPTGSEMALVPLLTDWLRERGFEVTIQPVRERHPLTPPGEYANLLARRGDSRLLIAAHLDTFPAYSHPQPYTLREDGDRFIGRGVVDVKGQIAALLLAIEQTDAPCQLAFVCDEERGGTGSRSLQCDADAAVVLEPTELRPVIAHAGAVEATVTFFGKAAHGSVPHAGDSALEKAIAFLDALKAHPLIADQRHPLFERAPLVTVGRLEAGTEAMVVPNRAVVNLDIRVLPGYSAAAVADLLRDFAARFKAEARIDDVAEPVTMDADAPIVRTVQKAVADVTGTEPSPIGYFSWTDAVNFLERGIPAVVIGAGSLGVAHSDEEWVREQDLLTLRSVLARFMERWHATPSVG; this is translated from the coding sequence TTGACCGTTGAGCAGCGCCTGCGCGAACTCTTGCGGGTGTTGGTGGAGACACCGACGCCCACCGGCAGCGAGATGGCGCTGGTGCCTTTGCTGACCGATTGGCTGCGCGAACGCGGCTTTGAGGTCACCATACAGCCTGTCAGGGAACGCCACCCGCTGACGCCGCCGGGCGAATACGCTAACTTGTTGGCGCGGCGGGGCGACAGCCGGCTGCTCATCGCTGCCCATTTGGACACCTTCCCCGCCTACTCACACCCGCAGCCTTACACGCTGCGGGAAGACGGCGACCGGTTCATCGGACGGGGCGTCGTGGATGTGAAGGGACAGATCGCCGCCTTGCTGCTGGCCATTGAGCAAACGGACGCACCCTGCCAACTCGCCTTCGTCTGCGATGAAGAGCGAGGCGGCACAGGGTCGCGGTCGTTGCAATGCGACGCGGACGCAGCGGTCGTGCTGGAGCCGACAGAATTGCGCCCGGTCATCGCCCACGCGGGGGCCGTGGAAGCGACGGTGACCTTTTTCGGCAAGGCAGCGCACGGCTCAGTGCCCCACGCCGGTGACAGTGCGCTGGAGAAAGCCATCGCCTTTTTAGACGCCCTAAAAGCCCATCCGCTGATCGCCGACCAGCGTCATCCATTATTTGAGCGCGCTCCATTGGTGACTGTCGGACGACTGGAAGCGGGCACCGAGGCGATGGTCGTTCCTAATCGGGCAGTCGTCAACCTTGACATTCGGGTGCTGCCAGGCTACTCGGCGGCAGCAGTCGCTGACCTACTGCGCGATTTCGCAGCGCGGTTCAAGGCGGAAGCGCGCATTGACGATGTGGCGGAGCCCGTCACGATGGACGCAGACGCTCCGATCGTTCGGACGGTGCAAAAGGCGGTCGCCGATGTGACGGGGACGGAGCCATCGCCCATCGGCTATTTCAGTTGGACGGACGCTGTCAACTTTCTGGAGCGCGGCATCCCCGCTGTCGTTATCGGGGCAGGGTCGCTGGGCGTCGCCCATTCCGACGAGGAGTGGGTGCGAGAGCAAGATTTGTTGACCCTCAGATCCGTTCTCGCCCGGTTCATGGAGCGCTGGCACGCGACGCCGTCCGTGGGCTAA
- a CDS encoding putative transcriptional regulatory protein, producing MAGHSKWHNIRVRKMRQDLVRGRLFAKLTREIQVAARLGGPDPETNPRLRAAIDRAKEHGMPMENIERAIKKGAGELEGEQFEEVIYEGYGPGGVAILVEALTDNRNRTTSELRRIFQKHGGSLGEAGSVAWVFEKKALAVVDANAVDEDTLLACVLDAGAEDVQRKDSTYEILAEPRQLHAIRTALERHGIPYQMATIANIPKTTVPVEGDDARKLLALLRDLEDHDDVQNVSANFDIPDALLEEIGEAA from the coding sequence ATGGCAGGGCATTCTAAATGGCACAACATTCGCGTCCGCAAGATGCGCCAAGACCTCGTGCGGGGGCGGTTGTTCGCCAAGTTGACTCGCGAAATCCAAGTCGCCGCACGGTTGGGCGGACCTGACCCCGAGACCAACCCGCGCTTGCGCGCCGCCATTGACCGTGCCAAAGAACACGGCATGCCGATGGAAAACATTGAGCGCGCCATCAAAAAGGGCGCCGGCGAACTGGAAGGCGAGCAGTTTGAAGAGGTCATCTACGAAGGCTATGGTCCTGGCGGTGTCGCCATCTTGGTGGAAGCGCTGACGGATAACCGCAACCGCACGACTTCCGAGCTGCGCCGCATCTTCCAAAAGCACGGCGGCAGTTTGGGCGAAGCCGGCAGCGTCGCTTGGGTGTTTGAGAAAAAAGCCCTCGCCGTCGTGGATGCGAACGCAGTGGACGAAGACACGCTGCTGGCGTGCGTGTTAGACGCCGGCGCAGAAGATGTCCAGCGCAAAGACAGCACCTACGAAATTCTCGCAGAGCCGCGTCAATTGCACGCTATCCGCACTGCGCTGGAACGACACGGCATCCCTTACCAAATGGCGACAATTGCCAACATCCCCAAAACGACGGTGCCCGTAGAAGGCGACGACGCTCGCAAATTGCTGGCGCTGTTGCGCGACTTGGAAGACCACGACGATGTGCAAAATGTCAGCGCCAACTTTGACATCCCCGATGCGTTGTTGGAAGAGATAGGTGAAGCCGCTTGA
- the mnmA gene encoding tRNA-specific 2-thiouridylase MnmA yields MECPLQLPTLLTPKKTKRVLVAMSGGVDSSVTAALLKRQGYEVIGVTFRLWAGNEGQEHAKACCGIDSVEDARRVAQLLGIPHYVLNLTDAFARTVVADFINEYASGRTPNPCVRCNEFIKYRLFLRKALELDADYIATGHYARIVKNGRYRLLKALDAQKDQSYVLYMLTQPVLARTLLPLGDYRKVETRALARQWGLPVAAKPDSQEICFVDGDDYREFLRRQRPDLVRPGPIVTEDGEIVGTHIGVAFYTVGQRRGLGVTSRDGEPWYVVRIDAATNTLVVGKRASLQVRAAVVDAVNWVGGEPPAAPMRAHVRHRYRAPDALAWVEPLHQQRVRVVWDEPQWAVTPGQIAVFYDAVTGEEVLGGGTIVATTNQAP; encoded by the coding sequence ATGGAATGTCCGCTGCAGTTACCGACACTCTTGACGCCCAAAAAGACAAAGCGGGTTTTAGTGGCGATGAGCGGCGGCGTGGACAGTTCGGTGACCGCTGCCTTGCTCAAGCGGCAAGGCTATGAGGTCATTGGGGTGACTTTTCGTTTGTGGGCGGGCAACGAAGGGCAGGAACACGCCAAAGCCTGCTGTGGGATTGACTCCGTGGAAGACGCCCGCCGCGTCGCCCAACTTTTGGGCATCCCCCACTATGTCTTGAACCTGACGGACGCCTTTGCCCGCACGGTTGTCGCCGACTTCATTAACGAGTATGCGTCGGGACGGACGCCCAACCCATGCGTGCGGTGTAACGAGTTCATCAAGTATCGGCTCTTCTTGCGCAAGGCGTTGGAGTTGGACGCTGACTACATCGCGACAGGGCACTACGCCCGCATCGTCAAGAACGGGCGTTACCGTTTGCTCAAGGCACTGGACGCGCAGAAGGACCAAAGTTATGTGCTTTACATGCTGACCCAGCCCGTGCTGGCGCGGACGCTGTTGCCGTTGGGCGATTACCGCAAAGTGGAGACACGGGCGCTGGCGCGACAGTGGGGTTTGCCCGTTGCGGCGAAGCCGGACAGCCAAGAAATTTGTTTCGTGGATGGCGACGACTATCGCGAGTTCTTGCGCCGGCAGCGCCCCGACTTGGTTAGACCCGGACCGATCGTTACCGAGGACGGTGAAATCGTCGGCACCCATATCGGCGTCGCTTTCTACACGGTCGGGCAACGGCGTGGGCTGGGCGTCACCAGCCGCGACGGTGAGCCATGGTATGTCGTGCGCATTGACGCTGCCACTAACACGCTGGTCGTCGGGAAACGGGCGTCGTTGCAGGTGCGGGCAGCAGTGGTGGACGCGGTGAATTGGGTGGGTGGTGAACCGCCAGCCGCACCGATGCGCGCTCATGTCCGCCACCGCTATCGCGCGCCGGACGCGTTGGCGTGGGTGGAGCCCCTCCATCAACAGCGAGTGCGGGTCGTTTGGGATGAGCCGCAGTGGGCGGTCACACCCGGTCAAATCGCCGTCTTTTACGATGCTGTGACAGGTGAAGAGGTGCTGGGAGGCGGCACGATTGTGGCGACGACCAACCAGGCACCGTGA
- the sufU gene encoding Zinc-dependent sulfurtransferase SufU: MSEPDREFAALDWLYQEIILDHYKRPRNFGTLEAPDVAVEEENPFCGDRILLHLKADGTRIADIRFSGRGCAISQASASMMTERVKGMDLEDALRFAEEFRQMMRGEKPFPPEGALEDLDALRGVREFPVRIKCATLAWDLLQRSLAQLLEAKEG, encoded by the coding sequence ATGAGCGAGCCCGACCGCGAGTTCGCGGCATTGGATTGGCTGTATCAGGAAATCATCTTGGACCACTACAAGCGCCCGCGCAATTTTGGGACTTTGGAGGCGCCGGATGTCGCAGTGGAAGAGGAAAACCCGTTTTGCGGTGACCGCATCCTGCTGCATTTGAAGGCTGACGGCACTCGTATCGCTGACATCCGCTTTTCTGGGCGCGGGTGCGCTATCAGTCAAGCGTCGGCGTCCATGATGACCGAACGCGTCAAGGGGATGGACTTAGAGGACGCCTTGCGGTTTGCCGAAGAGTTTCGCCAAATGATGCGGGGCGAGAAGCCTTTCCCGCCCGAAGGCGCACTGGAAGACTTAGACGCACTGCGGGGCGTGCGAGAGTTTCCCGTCCGCATCAAATGCGCCACTTTGGCGTGGGACCTGTTACAGCGGTCCTTGGCGCAACTCTTGGAGGCGAAGGAGGGTTGA
- the mazG gene encoding Nucleoside triphosphate pyrophosphohydrolase/pyrophosphatase MazG, with amino-acid sequence MSANLPDDRLGAWVERLAEVMATLRGPHGCPWDRAQTHQSIKRNTLEEAYEVVSAIEDGDDEKLREELGDLLLQVVFHAQMADERGAFDLTAIVRHLVTKLIERHPHVFGDKRVETPEQALLQWEHIKAQERQRDGSLMDGLAWALPALMLAHHAQKRAAQVGFDWSDPLPALQKLKEEVAEVEALLNTPASPERLADELGDLLFAAVNVARLAGVHAEDALRAAVRKFVQRFQAMEILARQRGKNLADMSLAEMDALWEQVKRDEEAG; translated from the coding sequence ATGTCCGCTAACTTGCCCGATGATCGGTTGGGCGCGTGGGTGGAGCGCCTCGCCGAGGTCATGGCGACCTTGCGTGGTCCGCACGGCTGCCCATGGGACCGCGCCCAAACCCATCAAAGCATCAAACGCAACACCCTTGAAGAAGCCTACGAGGTCGTCAGCGCCATTGAGGACGGCGACGACGAAAAGTTGCGGGAGGAGTTAGGCGACCTGTTGTTGCAGGTCGTTTTCCACGCCCAGATGGCTGACGAACGGGGTGCGTTTGACCTCACCGCCATCGTCCGCCACCTCGTGACCAAACTCATTGAACGCCATCCCCATGTCTTCGGCGACAAACGCGTGGAGACGCCTGAGCAAGCCCTTCTCCAATGGGAGCACATTAAGGCGCAGGAGCGACAACGGGACGGGTCGCTGATGGACGGGCTAGCGTGGGCGTTGCCGGCGCTGATGCTGGCGCACCACGCCCAAAAACGCGCCGCCCAAGTTGGCTTTGACTGGTCCGACCCGCTGCCCGCCCTGCAAAAACTCAAGGAAGAAGTCGCCGAAGTGGAGGCGCTTCTCAACACCCCCGCATCGCCCGAACGCCTCGCCGATGAACTCGGGGATTTGCTCTTCGCTGCCGTTAATGTCGCCCGCTTAGCCGGCGTGCACGCTGAAGATGCGTTGCGGGCGGCGGTCCGCAAGTTCGTCCAACGCTTTCAGGCGATGGAAATCCTTGCCCGCCAACGGGGCAAAAATCTTGCCGACATGTCCCTCGCCGAGATGGACGCCCTCTGGGAACAGGTCAAGCGGGACGAAGAAGCGGGTTAG
- the prsA1 gene encoding Foldase protein PrsA 1, translating into MHRWLLVAVSCVALLYGCANRQPVATVGGQVIDRATYQQTLERFYGRSALRWLIQRELLRRANEQQKLISPKDVEREYKNAIRQMGFQDESQFLAFLARQGLDKEAFLADLEFNLILQRLREAAVKPTEKQLREFYERNRLAFAQPPLVRAYILQAPTQQPLLREKQLIAKGEDIAQRAYEFYKDNAVMRSRRGLVEVALNDPHVPPSLARLLAQAPPHQLVGPQLVPEGRFWVLVKVVDRTPPLVPRYEDIKPMVRAAFVQQFGPPPEAIFRSLAQKFPVAVQDPRFKFLEDEIRTQTMVESPSAFQPPTETPELTRPPSREGGGLERHVR; encoded by the coding sequence ATGCACCGATGGCTTTTAGTGGCAGTCAGTTGTGTGGCGCTGCTTTACGGTTGCGCTAACCGTCAACCGGTCGCGACCGTCGGCGGGCAAGTCATTGACCGCGCCACTTACCAGCAGACGCTGGAGCGGTTCTACGGTCGGTCTGCATTGCGCTGGCTCATCCAGCGGGAATTGCTGCGCCGTGCCAACGAGCAACAAAAACTGATCAGCCCCAAAGATGTGGAGCGCGAATACAAAAACGCCATCCGTCAGATGGGCTTTCAAGACGAGTCGCAGTTTCTCGCCTTTTTGGCGCGCCAAGGCTTAGACAAGGAAGCCTTCTTGGCGGATCTGGAGTTTAACCTCATCTTGCAGCGGCTGCGTGAAGCCGCTGTTAAGCCGACGGAAAAGCAACTGCGGGAGTTTTACGAGCGCAACCGACTGGCGTTCGCCCAGCCGCCCCTTGTCCGCGCCTACATCCTGCAAGCCCCGACGCAACAGCCGCTGCTGCGGGAAAAACAACTGATCGCCAAAGGCGAAGACATCGCTCAACGGGCGTATGAGTTCTACAAGGACAACGCCGTGATGCGGAGCCGGCGCGGGTTAGTGGAGGTGGCGTTGAACGACCCTCATGTGCCGCCGTCGCTGGCGCGTTTGCTGGCGCAAGCCCCGCCCCATCAGTTAGTCGGACCGCAACTGGTGCCTGAAGGGCGCTTCTGGGTGCTGGTGAAGGTCGTGGACCGCACACCCCCGTTGGTGCCGCGTTACGAAGACATCAAGCCGATGGTGCGTGCCGCGTTCGTTCAGCAATTTGGTCCGCCGCCGGAAGCCATCTTCCGCTCATTGGCGCAAAAGTTCCCTGTCGCCGTCCAAGACCCTCGCTTCAAGTTTTTGGAAGACGAAATCCGCACGCAGACGATGGTGGAAAGCCCCAGCGCCTTTCAACCACCGACCGAAACGCCAGAGTTGACCCGCCCGCCCAGCCGCGAGGGAGGAGGGTTGGAGCGGCATGTCCGCTAA
- the ubiX gene encoding Flavin prenyltransferase UbiX — MRVIVAVTGASGALYAQRLLHILAQHEKVAEIAFVMSEQGRMLFAHELGVNLSHHNPDLAALGIDPAKVRPFHPKDLTAPPASGSARYDGMVIVPCSTHTLAKVAGGFADDLIGRAAQVMLKERRKLVLVTRETPLSLITLRNMVTVTEAGAVIVDANPGFYTLPRTVQDLVDFVVQRVCDQLGLEVSLLPRWELPQKDDLWRRA, encoded by the coding sequence ATGCGCGTTATTGTCGCCGTCACCGGTGCCAGCGGTGCGCTATATGCCCAACGGCTGCTGCACATTTTGGCGCAACACGAAAAAGTCGCTGAAATCGCCTTTGTGATGTCAGAGCAAGGGCGCATGTTGTTCGCTCACGAACTGGGTGTCAACCTCAGCCATCACAATCCCGATTTGGCGGCGCTAGGCATAGACCCAGCGAAAGTGCGCCCGTTCCATCCCAAAGACTTGACGGCGCCGCCCGCCAGCGGCTCAGCACGCTACGACGGGATGGTCATCGTCCCTTGCAGCACCCATACCCTTGCCAAAGTTGCAGGGGGGTTTGCCGACGATTTGATCGGGCGTGCTGCCCAAGTCATGCTGAAGGAACGACGCAAGTTGGTTTTGGTCACCCGAGAAACGCCGCTGAGCCTCATCACCTTGCGCAACATGGTCACCGTCACTGAGGCGGGCGCCGTCATCGTGGACGCCAACCCAGGCTTTTACACCCTCCCCAGAACGGTGCAAGACCTCGTCGACTTTGTCGTGCAGCGCGTCTGTGACCAGTTAGGTTTGGAAGTCAGCCTATTGCCTCGGTGGGAACTGCCGCAGAAAGACGATTTATGGCGTCGCGCTTAA
- the hrcA gene encoding Heat-inducible transcription repressor HrcA, producing the protein MPVRDDAMLTERRKRILGAVVDMHVRTAQPVGSKPLVMEYRLNISPATVRLEFAALERMGLIFQPHTSSGRVPSDMGYRVFVDEILTTRPVSLHRLRSWEQRFAQRYGEVRDLFGTVCQFLSHSTDYAAWALLPRRDTERVKGVHFSVLPDKRVVVMVLGYRLLHKAVYVPEQTEPDQWQWAANWLTVHLRGLTLQQLVRLSAHHWGSDALRRHPFLLTALNLVKEVTAEAWQAEIWLEGLSRVLREPEFQHLERAQRLIALWESPQKLAAWLEEHIDRATPPSPRARVYIGAEIPFAELADCSLVAAPCFGETVPIGLIGVLGPKRMRYAEVIPIVEGFAQLLSNALTVALS; encoded by the coding sequence ATGCCTGTCCGAGACGACGCGATGTTGACTGAACGGCGTAAGCGCATTTTAGGGGCAGTCGTGGATATGCATGTCCGCACCGCCCAACCGGTCGGGTCAAAGCCGTTGGTGATGGAGTATCGGCTGAACATCAGCCCAGCGACGGTGCGGTTGGAGTTCGCCGCGTTGGAGCGCATGGGGTTGATCTTTCAGCCCCACACCTCATCGGGGCGGGTGCCCTCAGACATGGGCTATCGGGTGTTCGTGGACGAAATCTTGACGACTCGCCCCGTGTCCTTGCACCGGCTGCGGTCGTGGGAACAGCGGTTCGCCCAACGCTACGGTGAAGTGCGTGACCTATTCGGAACGGTGTGCCAGTTTCTCAGCCACAGCACCGACTATGCGGCGTGGGCGTTGTTGCCCCGCCGCGATACCGAGCGGGTGAAGGGCGTGCACTTCAGTGTTCTGCCCGACAAGCGTGTGGTCGTGATGGTTTTGGGGTATCGGCTTTTGCACAAAGCCGTTTATGTGCCCGAACAAACGGAGCCTGACCAGTGGCAGTGGGCAGCCAATTGGTTAACGGTGCACTTGCGCGGGCTGACTTTGCAGCAACTCGTGCGGTTGTCAGCGCACCATTGGGGTAGCGACGCCCTGCGCCGACACCCGTTCCTGCTCACGGCGCTCAACCTGGTGAAAGAAGTGACGGCAGAAGCGTGGCAAGCAGAAATTTGGCTGGAAGGGTTGTCGCGGGTGCTGCGCGAGCCGGAGTTTCAGCATCTGGAGCGGGCACAACGGCTCATCGCGCTTTGGGAATCGCCCCAGAAACTGGCGGCGTGGTTGGAAGAACACATAGACCGCGCCACACCCCCGTCGCCCCGAGCGCGGGTCTACATCGGTGCGGAAATCCCGTTCGCGGAACTCGCCGATTGCAGTCTGGTCGCGGCGCCGTGCTTTGGGGAAACGGTGCCGATCGGGTTAATTGGCGTGCTCGGTCCCAAACGGATGCGCTACGCCGAAGTGATTCCCATCGTGGAAGGGTTCGCCCAATTGCTCTCCAACGCGTTGACCGTCGCCCTCAGTTGA
- the namA gene encoding NADPH dehydrogenase yields the protein MPFFRYRRLDDLVAEVGRLGLSDCIQFADRVQVLLQPVRVGDRVVWNALGYHPMEGCDGTTDGRPSALTWRRYERFAAGGGALIWFEATAVLPEGRANPRQLCLIDATARDFEALLRMVRRVHKEVFGEERILCGLQLTHSGRYCFDRPVIAYRDPALDRKRGLPPDYPVISDAELDALQDAFVRTAKLAWQVGFDFVDIKQCHRYLLSELLAAKTRDGKYGGSLDNRTRFVREVITRIRTEVSDRLLLATRLNVYDGPAFDATGRPMDYPRPFVYGFGCAEDDPLQMDLREPVQWAQTLAQLGVRIINVSMGNPYANPHIGRPFDKPPVDGYESPEHPLVGVARHFTATAAIKRAVGDRAAVVGTGYSFLRQFLALAGEANRRAGRVDIVAVGRGAIAYPDYARDLLERGEMAVNKVCLAVSFCTTLMRTKDHPLKQAPTGCVPRDPVYAALFRQFVRERRDTC from the coding sequence TTGCCCTTTTTCCGCTATCGGCGTCTGGACGACCTTGTGGCGGAAGTGGGACGATTAGGGTTGAGCGACTGCATTCAATTCGCCGACCGCGTGCAAGTGTTGCTGCAACCCGTGCGGGTTGGCGACCGTGTGGTGTGGAACGCGTTGGGTTATCACCCGATGGAGGGGTGCGACGGGACGACGGATGGACGCCCCAGCGCCCTGACATGGCGACGCTACGAGCGCTTCGCGGCAGGTGGCGGGGCGTTGATATGGTTTGAGGCGACTGCCGTCCTGCCCGAAGGGCGCGCCAACCCGCGCCAACTGTGCCTGATCGACGCGACCGCACGAGACTTTGAGGCGCTGCTGCGCATGGTCCGACGAGTGCACAAAGAGGTCTTCGGCGAAGAGCGCATCCTTTGCGGACTACAGTTGACCCATTCAGGGCGATATTGCTTTGACCGTCCCGTTATCGCTTACCGTGACCCCGCGTTGGACCGCAAGCGGGGGCTCCCACCTGACTACCCTGTCATTAGCGATGCGGAACTGGATGCGCTACAAGACGCCTTCGTGCGGACGGCAAAGTTAGCGTGGCAAGTCGGTTTTGACTTCGTGGACATTAAACAATGTCACCGCTACCTGCTCAGCGAACTGCTTGCAGCCAAGACTCGCGATGGCAAATACGGCGGCAGTTTGGACAACCGCACGCGGTTTGTCCGGGAGGTTATCACCCGCATCCGCACGGAAGTCAGCGACCGGTTGCTGCTGGCGACGCGGCTCAATGTTTACGACGGTCCCGCCTTTGACGCGACGGGCAGACCGATGGATTACCCGCGCCCTTTTGTTTACGGCTTCGGGTGTGCGGAGGATGACCCGTTACAGATGGATTTGCGGGAACCAGTTCAATGGGCGCAAACGCTGGCGCAACTGGGCGTGCGGATCATCAATGTCAGCATGGGCAACCCGTATGCCAACCCGCATATCGGGCGCCCTTTTGACAAGCCGCCCGTTGACGGCTACGAGTCGCCTGAGCACCCGTTGGTCGGTGTCGCCCGCCATTTTACGGCGACCGCTGCCATCAAACGCGCTGTCGGCGACCGCGCTGCTGTCGTCGGGACGGGCTATAGTTTTTTGCGCCAGTTTTTGGCGTTGGCAGGGGAGGCGAACAGGCGCGCCGGGCGCGTGGACATCGTGGCGGTCGGGCGAGGTGCCATCGCCTACCCGGATTATGCCCGCGATTTGCTGGAACGGGGCGAGATGGCGGTCAACAAGGTGTGCTTGGCGGTCAGTTTCTGCACGACTTTGATGCGCACCAAAGATCACCCGCTCAAACAAGCGCCGACGGGGTGCGTGCCCCGCGATCCCGTTTACGCCGCACTGTTTCGGCAATTTGTGCGGGAAAGGAGGGACACCTGTTGA